A DNA window from Coffea arabica cultivar ET-39 chromosome 6c, Coffea Arabica ET-39 HiFi, whole genome shotgun sequence contains the following coding sequences:
- the LOC113693853 gene encoding protein FIP1-like isoform X2 encodes MAADRQSSTIAASPEENNLFLDILHEAPLFGHRKPTSILGSIFYCILLASYAIFAAGATWFFHPQPELISPLLCSSDVILLVITGLFQQYLVYQVQKIRLQELQLCCLSMSGKFIYAFCPYQQYLGYVHQYNALDSQPDVLKSLYSPLQPSSSLEELRHHEGGRLSDQQMALLQYQRENIHFLSEEILRLQECLSKYQRSDDGSTPQVDLAHLLAARDQELRTVSAEMNQLQSELSLARSLISERDSEIQRVQSTNNQYIEENERLRAVLGEWSTRAAKLERALEVERLSNLELQKKLATMKSQTSRELTGPS; translated from the exons ATGGCAGCGGACAGACAATCTTCCACCATCGCTGCATCTCCCGAAGAAAACAACCT GTTCCTTGACATTCTGCATGAGGCTCCTTTATTTGGTCACCGGAAGCCTACTAGCATTTTGGGGAGTATATTCTACTGTATTTTGCTGGCAA GTTATGCTATTTTTGCTGCTGGAGCTACATGGTTTTTTCACCCTCAACCGGAACTGATTTCACCTTTGCTCTGTAGTTCTGATGTCATTCTTTTGGTAATCACAG GTTTATTTCAGCAATACCTTGTCTATCAAGTGCAGAAAATACGGTTAcag GAACTGCAGCTATGCTGCTTATCCATGTCTGGGAAATTTATATACGCTTTCTGTCCATATCAACAATACTTAG GTTATGTACACCAGTACAATGCATTGGATTCTCAACCTGATGTTTTGAAATCATTATATTCTCCACTTCAACCATCCAGCTCTCTGGAAGAGTTAAG GCATCATGAGGGTGGTAGGCTCTCTGATCAACAAATGGCATTGCTGCAATATCAGCGAGAAAATATCCATTTTCTAAGTGAGGAG ATTCTCAGATTACAAGAATGCTTGAGCAAATATCAAAGGTCTGATGATGGGAGCACACCTCAG GTTGATCTTGCTCATCTATTAGCAGCTCGTGACCAGGAACTGCGCACAGTGTCAGCTGAG ATGAATCAACTTCAATCTGAGCTTAGTCTTGCTAGATCTCTCATTTCTGAGAGAGACTCTGAAATCCAGCGCGTCCAGAGTACAAATAATCAG TATATCGAGGAGAATGAAAGGCTGAGGGCCGTTTTGGGTGAATGGAGTACCCGAGCTGCTAAG CTTGAGCGTGCATTGGAGGTTGAGCGATTGTCAAATTTGGAGTTGCAAAAGAAGTTGGCAACAATGAAAAGCCAAACATCGAGGGAATTAACTGGACCGAGTTAA
- the LOC113693853 gene encoding protein FIP1-like isoform X1, producing the protein MAADRQSSTIAASPEENNLFLDILHEAPLFGHRKPTSILGSIFYCILLASYAIFAAGATWFFHPQPELISPLLCSSDVILLVITGLFQQYLVYQVQKIRLQGYYVFSQKLKHIIRLPFAVIAYGTAAMLLIHVWEIYIRFLSISTILRIIMLAEIICAAFFMSVYIGYVHQYNALDSQPDVLKSLYSPLQPSSSLEELRHHEGGRLSDQQMALLQYQRENIHFLSEEILRLQECLSKYQRSDDGSTPQVDLAHLLAARDQELRTVSAEMNQLQSELSLARSLISERDSEIQRVQSTNNQYIEENERLRAVLGEWSTRAAKLERALEVERLSNLELQKKLATMKSQTSRELTGPS; encoded by the exons ATGGCAGCGGACAGACAATCTTCCACCATCGCTGCATCTCCCGAAGAAAACAACCT GTTCCTTGACATTCTGCATGAGGCTCCTTTATTTGGTCACCGGAAGCCTACTAGCATTTTGGGGAGTATATTCTACTGTATTTTGCTGGCAA GTTATGCTATTTTTGCTGCTGGAGCTACATGGTTTTTTCACCCTCAACCGGAACTGATTTCACCTTTGCTCTGTAGTTCTGATGTCATTCTTTTGGTAATCACAG GTTTATTTCAGCAATACCTTGTCTATCAAGTGCAGAAAATACGGTTAcag GGTTACTACGTTTTCAGCCAAAAGTTGAAGCACATTATTCGCCTACCTTTTGCTGTTATAGCATATG GAACTGCAGCTATGCTGCTTATCCATGTCTGGGAAATTTATATACGCTTTCTGTCCATATCAACAATACTTAG GATTATTATGCTAGCTGAGATAATTTGTGCTGCGTTCTTCATGAGTGTCTATATTG GTTATGTACACCAGTACAATGCATTGGATTCTCAACCTGATGTTTTGAAATCATTATATTCTCCACTTCAACCATCCAGCTCTCTGGAAGAGTTAAG GCATCATGAGGGTGGTAGGCTCTCTGATCAACAAATGGCATTGCTGCAATATCAGCGAGAAAATATCCATTTTCTAAGTGAGGAG ATTCTCAGATTACAAGAATGCTTGAGCAAATATCAAAGGTCTGATGATGGGAGCACACCTCAG GTTGATCTTGCTCATCTATTAGCAGCTCGTGACCAGGAACTGCGCACAGTGTCAGCTGAG ATGAATCAACTTCAATCTGAGCTTAGTCTTGCTAGATCTCTCATTTCTGAGAGAGACTCTGAAATCCAGCGCGTCCAGAGTACAAATAATCAG TATATCGAGGAGAATGAAAGGCTGAGGGCCGTTTTGGGTGAATGGAGTACCCGAGCTGCTAAG CTTGAGCGTGCATTGGAGGTTGAGCGATTGTCAAATTTGGAGTTGCAAAAGAAGTTGGCAACAATGAAAAGCCAAACATCGAGGGAATTAACTGGACCGAGTTAA
- the LOC140008450 gene encoding vanillin synthase-like — translation MARVSRVALFAVVAVLVACAAGAEEGSAATFYSENPIRQVVTDGLRELETSVLQAIGNTRHALSFARFANRYAKRYETVEEIKLRFDIFRENLRIIKSHNNKGLSYTLAVNEFADMTWEEFHKHRLGAAQNCSATTKGNLKLANVVVPETKDWRTTGIVSPVKDQGDCGSCWTFSTTGALEAAYAQAFGKGISLSEQQLVDCAGAFNNFGCNGGLPSQAFEYIKYNGGLDTEEAYPYTGVDGLCKYSSQNVGVHVLDSVNITLGAEDELKYAVGTVRPVSVAFEVVNGFRFYKGGVYTSNTCGSAPMDVNHAVLAVGYGVENGIPYWLIKNSWGAEWGVDGYFKMEMGKNMCGVATCASFPVVA, via the exons ATGGCTCGCGTTTCTCGAGTGGCCCTCTTTGCCGTCGTCGCAGTTCTGGTCGCCTGCGCTGCTGGTGCAGAAGAAGGATCGGCTGCTACATTTTACAGTGAGAATCCGATTAGACAAGTCGTAACGGACGGTCTGCGTGAACTTGAGACCTCCGTTCTCCAAGCTATTGGGAACACCCGCCATGCTCTCTCCTTCGCTCGCTTTGCTAACAG GTATGCGAAGAGATACGAGACTGTGGAGGAGATAAAGCTGAGGTTCGATATATTTAGGGAGAATTTACGGATAATTAAATCGCACAATAACAAAGGACTCTCCTACACTCTGGCTGTTAATG AGTTTGCTGATATGACATGGGAGGAATTCCACAAACACAGACTCGGTGCTGCTCAAAACTGTTCTGCAACTACCAAGGGCAATCTTAAGCTCGCAAATGTTGTCGTCCCTGAAACG AAAGACTGGAGAACGACTGGTATAGTGAGCCCTGTTAAGGATCAAGGTGACTGCGGATCTTGTTGGACATTCAG CACCACCGGAGCCTTGGAGGCAGCTTATGCACAGGCTTTTGGGAAGGGAATTTCACTGTCAGAGCAGCAGCTTGTGGACTGTGCAGGCGCTTTTAACAATTTTGGCTGCAATGGTGGCCTGCCATCACAAGCATTTGAGTATATTAAGTACAATGGTGGACTAGATACAGAGGAAGCATATCCATACACTGGTGTGGATGGTTTATGCAAATACTCGTCCCAAAATGTTGGTGTGCATGTCCTTGACTCTGTCAACATCACCCTG GGTGCCGAAGATGAACTAAAATATGCAGTGGGAACTGTTCGACCAGTAAGTGTGGCTTTTGAGGTTGTAAACGGTTTCCGATTTTACAAAGGAGGAGTTTACACTAGCAATACATGTGGCAGTGCTCCAATG GATGTAAACCATGCTGTCCTTGCTGTTGGTTATGGAGTTGAAAATGGTATTCCATATTGGCTTATCAAAAACTCATGGGGAGCTGAATGGGGTGTTGACGGGTACTTCAAGATGGAGATGGGGAAGAACATGTGTG GTGTGGCGACTTGTGCATCATTCCCCGTCGTCGCTTAA